The Chloroflexaceae bacterium genome segment CCGAGGGCGTCCTCGAGTTTCGCGAGGGCACGCTCTATCCCGCCCTTCACACACTCGAAGCACAGGGACTGATCGAGACCTTCGAGGAGGTCATCGCGGAGGGGCGCCCGCGGCGGATCTACCGGCTGACCGAAGCCGGCGCTCGCGCTCTGGAGCGCGAGCGCGCCGCCTGGCGCCAGTATAGCCGCGCCATTAACGCCGTACTCGACACCTTTCCGCGAGGTAGCCAGTGAACGACGAGGTTGAGCGCTGGCTCGAGGCCGCGCTACGAGACGCGCCTGCCAGTCGCCGCGAGCGTCTGCGGGCCGAGATTACCGACCACCTGGAGGAGGCCACGACCGCGTATCAGGCTCGCGGCCTCGACGAGGGCGCCGCTCGCGCTGCTGCTCTGGCCGACCTGGGCGACCCGCGCCTGACGGCTGCCGCCCTCCGTCGCTCCGCCCCCCGGCTCGCTCCGCCCCTCACAGCCGGCCCACGGCCCGCCTGGGCTGCGGTGCTCGCGCTGGCCCTGGTGTTGCTCGCCGCGCTGGCGCTCCACCGGCCGCTGGCGCTCGGCGCCGGCAGCGACGTGGGCCAGCTTACGGCGGTCGCTCTTATCGTGCAGATCGCCGCCCTGACAGTGGCATTGAGTCTCCCCCTCCTGTTCGACGACCTCGATCTGTCGCCGGGCGTCATGGTGATGCTCGGCGCCCATCTGGCGCTCAACCCGGTGGGATTGCTGCACAATGTCGGGCCCCTGGCGTCGCCCGACCTGCTGCCGCTCGCGGCGCAGCGGGCGGCGCTGGTCGGCGCCGCGGTGGGCATGCTGCATGGCCTGATCGTGGTGGGTCTGCGCCTGCCCGCCGCAGCGGTGACCCTCGTTTGCGGCGGGTGTATCGCCCTCTGGCTGCTGGGGCGTCCGGCAATCAACGACATGGCCCTGAGCTCCGAGGCCCGCAGGGTAATGCTTGCGCCAAGCCTCATGCTGCTCGCCGGCGCCTGGTTGGCGCTATGCCTCTTCGCGCTGGCGGCGGCCCGGGTCTGGCCGTCGTTCGCGCCGCCACCGCGCGCCGCCCCCACCCATCGCGATCGCTTCGCCGATGTATGGCACGGGGCCTGTCTCGGCCTCCCGCTCATCGTAACCCTGGGGTTTGTGCGCCTGAGTTGGGGCAGCGCGCCGAGCCTGCTTGTCCTCGCCCTGATCACCGCGGGCACAGTGGCAGCCGTGCTCTGGACCTACAGCCCCGCCGAGGGGGAGATTCAACGCCGACGGGTCAGGCGGCTGCTGTGGGCGATCCCTATATTCCCCGCGCTGCTGGCGCTGATCCTGCTCTGGCCGGACCAGTACCGGTCCGCGCCGGGTCTCGGCATGTGGCTCCTGATCCTGCTGCTTCCGGCGACACTGGTCGCGCTGGCAGCAGCCGTAATCCTGCGCGGTCTCTGGGCGGGCCGGGGTCGGGCGTGGCTCTGGCCGGCGCGTCCGCCGCGCCGGGCGGCAGGGTGGCGGATCGCCGCTATGGCTCTGGGCGCGGGACTGGCGGCCGCGCTGGGCGCGTGCGCAGGCTTGCAGGGACTGCGCGACAACACCTTCGTCCACGCCACGGCCTTCTACACCCTGCTGCCCCTGGCGGGCCTGGTGATCGGCGGGCAACATCTGTTGCCTACCGGTCTGCGTCCCATTGGCGCGCTGCTCGGCGGCCTGGCGGCGGCGGTCGTGACTCCGATGAGCAGCGACAACCTGGACACGGGACCGGTGGCGCTCCTGCTCGCGGCGCTGTTTGCCGCCCTCTGGCGGCTCGCCCTGCCCCCGCCGCGCCCTGTCGCCGCCAGCGAAACCGGCGCGCCGGAAGGCGGGACGCTCCCGGCCGGAGCCGATAAACTGCACCGCCGGCTCGAAATGGTGCGTTGAAGAGAGATCTACAAATGCCAGCGACGTGCCGCTACTGCCCAGCTCCCGCATCGCCGCCGGCACGCCCCTCGCGCC includes the following:
- a CDS encoding permease prefix domain 1-containing protein — translated: MNDEVERWLEAALRDAPASRRERLRAEITDHLEEATTAYQARGLDEGAARAAALADLGDPRLTAAALRRSAPRLAPPLTAGPRPAWAAVLALALVLLAALALHRPLALGAGSDVGQLTAVALIVQIAALTVALSLPLLFDDLDLSPGVMVMLGAHLALNPVGLLHNVGPLASPDLLPLAAQRAALVGAAVGMLHGLIVVGLRLPAAAVTLVCGGCIALWLLGRPAINDMALSSEARRVMLAPSLMLLAGAWLALCLFALAAARVWPSFAPPPRAAPTHRDRFADVWHGACLGLPLIVTLGFVRLSWGSAPSLLVLALITAGTVAAVLWTYSPAEGEIQRRRVRRLLWAIPIFPALLALILLWPDQYRSAPGLGMWLLILLLPATLVALAAAVILRGLWAGRGRAWLWPARPPRRAAGWRIAAMALGAGLAAALGACAGLQGLRDNTFVHATAFYTLLPLAGLVIGGQHLLPTGLRPIGALLGGLAAAVVTPMSSDNLDTGPVALLLAALFAALWRLALPPPRPVAASETGAPEGGTLPAGADKLHRRLEMVR
- a CDS encoding PadR family transcriptional regulator; its protein translation is MNLKGSLPLLVLHVLAHGPNHGYAIAATIRRLSEGVLEFREGTLYPALHTLEAQGLIETFEEVIAEGRPRRIYRLTEAGARALERERAAWRQYSRAINAVLDTFPRGSQ